The candidate division KSB1 bacterium genome contains the following window.
TAAAAAACAGCGTGAAAAATTTGAAATCATTGGCAACGGCATTGGTGTTCACTGGCCGGACATCGATGAAGATATTAGCACCGAAGGCATGCTAAATGGCATTCCTGCAAAGCAACCGAAGAAAGTACAAAAGAAATCTGCTTAGTTAAAAACAAGCCAACGAGGAACTAAATTGATCGACATTCACTCACACGTTCTACCGAAAATCGACGACGGACCCGTGACCTGG
Protein-coding sequences here:
- a CDS encoding DUF2442 domain-containing protein codes for the protein MSTVINIEPRIKNLKITEEIIIADLEDGRTISVPLAWSWRLSDATKKQREKFEIIGNGIGVHWPDIDEDISTEGMLNGIPAKQPKKVQKKSA